One segment of Longimicrobium sp. DNA contains the following:
- a CDS encoding SDR family oxidoreductase, producing MSDAPFRENVVVLTGASAGIGREMALQLAAQGAWLVLAARDAAKLGAVADACRAAGAKAVAVPTDVGDEAQCRALVERAADQFGRVDTLVNNAGIGMWARFDEMTDLAPFERIMRVNYLGSVYPTFYALPHLKKSRGRIVAVNSLTGRTGVPTRSGYAASKHAAAGFFDSIRIELDGSGVTVTQVFPGFVATEIRERAFGPHGHPLGHGNSPVREGEVMTAEECARQIIDAAAKRKRELIMTLRGKIGAKLKLVAPNLVDRIAKKAIEQGK from the coding sequence ATGAGCGACGCGCCCTTCCGCGAGAACGTGGTGGTGCTCACCGGCGCCTCGGCGGGGATCGGGCGCGAGATGGCGCTGCAGCTGGCCGCGCAGGGTGCATGGCTGGTCCTGGCCGCGCGCGACGCGGCGAAGCTGGGCGCGGTGGCCGACGCCTGCCGCGCGGCCGGCGCGAAGGCGGTCGCCGTTCCCACCGACGTAGGCGACGAGGCGCAGTGCCGGGCGCTGGTGGAGCGCGCGGCCGACCAGTTCGGGCGCGTGGACACGCTGGTGAACAACGCGGGGATCGGAATGTGGGCGCGCTTCGACGAGATGACGGATCTCGCCCCGTTCGAGCGGATCATGCGCGTGAACTACCTGGGGAGCGTGTACCCCACCTTCTACGCGCTGCCGCACCTGAAGAAGTCGCGCGGGCGGATCGTGGCGGTGAACAGCCTGACGGGGCGCACCGGCGTTCCCACGCGCAGCGGCTACGCGGCCAGCAAGCACGCGGCGGCCGGGTTCTTCGACTCCATCCGCATCGAGCTGGACGGGAGCGGGGTGACGGTGACGCAGGTGTTCCCCGGCTTCGTCGCCACGGAGATCCGCGAGCGCGCCTTCGGTCCGCACGGGCACCCGCTGGGCCACGGCAACAGCCCCGTGCGCGAGGGCGAGGTGATGACGGCGGAGGAGTGCGCCCGCCAGATCATCGACGCCGCGGCGAAGCGCAAGCGCGAGCTGATCATGACGCTGCGCGGCAAGATCGGCGCGAAGCTGAAGCTCGTCGCCCCCAACCTGGTGGACCGCATCGCGAAGAAGGCGATCGAGCAGGGGAAGTAG
- a CDS encoding DUF4403 family protein translates to MRNRTLLIAAVLLAGCRDNVRIPPPGTGDAARPVPELDASTVNLPVTVSLANIAAQVESKVPRGQNREDEWQPIGKYAVVGTVYVKEMWTREPLRLEIDGDHVDMATRVRYRARIAAHPCVPLAGCRWVQLGSCGVDGPMPSLEVGLRTTLLWRRDWTVAPHTTARPVDPGIPCKLTEANIDVTDRVRDLVQKQLDGAAPQVDEKIRDAAQLRQRVEDVWSDAQQPIEAAKGVYLVLQPESIAATKPSGKGTTMSTTVSLTLRPRVVIGDRPEVKEKPLPEGGDPSPGRGFRVALVAELPYESANEILGKQLVGRTFDVKGHKVKVRAARLYGGGSRVVLAVRVSGDARGELYFVGTPAFDPQTQVVSVPDLDYSVESRQLLPQVADWLLYDDLRDQMRAAAHFDVSDRVEKIRHDVDRALNRNLGRSVRLAGGVDAIRPLGVSVFATSLAAVVEANGHVQIHVNVGGSARPAPPSPSTAAGRR, encoded by the coding sequence TTGCGGAACCGAACTCTGCTGATCGCCGCCGTGCTGCTCGCGGGGTGCCGCGACAACGTGCGCATCCCCCCGCCCGGCACCGGCGACGCCGCGCGGCCGGTGCCCGAGCTGGACGCGTCGACCGTCAACCTGCCCGTCACCGTGTCGCTGGCCAACATCGCCGCGCAGGTGGAGAGCAAGGTGCCGCGCGGCCAGAACCGCGAGGACGAGTGGCAGCCCATCGGCAAGTACGCCGTGGTGGGCACCGTGTACGTGAAGGAGATGTGGACGCGCGAACCGCTGCGGCTGGAGATCGACGGCGACCACGTGGACATGGCCACGAGGGTGCGCTACCGCGCCCGCATCGCCGCGCACCCGTGCGTGCCGCTGGCCGGATGCCGCTGGGTGCAGCTGGGCTCGTGCGGCGTGGACGGCCCCATGCCGTCGCTGGAGGTGGGGCTGCGCACCACCCTGCTCTGGCGCCGCGACTGGACGGTGGCGCCGCACACCACCGCGCGCCCGGTGGACCCCGGCATCCCCTGCAAGCTGACCGAGGCCAACATCGACGTGACCGACCGCGTGCGCGACCTGGTGCAGAAGCAGCTGGACGGCGCCGCGCCGCAGGTGGACGAGAAGATCCGCGACGCCGCGCAGCTGCGCCAGCGGGTGGAAGACGTGTGGAGCGACGCGCAGCAGCCGATCGAGGCCGCGAAGGGCGTGTACCTGGTCCTCCAGCCCGAGTCCATCGCCGCGACGAAGCCCAGCGGGAAGGGGACGACGATGAGCACCACCGTTTCCCTCACCCTGCGCCCCAGGGTGGTGATCGGCGACCGCCCCGAGGTGAAGGAAAAGCCGCTTCCCGAGGGCGGCGACCCGTCGCCCGGACGCGGCTTCCGCGTGGCGCTGGTGGCCGAGCTGCCGTACGAGTCGGCCAACGAGATCCTGGGCAAGCAGCTGGTCGGCCGCACCTTCGACGTGAAGGGGCACAAGGTGAAGGTGCGCGCCGCGCGGCTGTACGGCGGGGGGAGCCGCGTGGTGCTGGCGGTACGGGTGAGCGGCGACGCGCGCGGCGAGCTGTACTTCGTGGGAACTCCGGCGTTCGACCCGCAGACGCAGGTGGTGTCGGTCCCCGACCTGGACTACTCGGTGGAGAGCCGGCAGCTGCTGCCGCAGGTGGCCGACTGGCTGCTGTACGACGACCTGCGCGACCAGATGCGCGCCGCCGCGCACTTCGACGTGAGCGACCGGGTGGAGAAGATCCGCCACGACGTGGACCGGGCGCTGAACCGCAACCTGGGGCGCAGCGTGCGGCTGGCGGGCGGGGTGGACGCCATCCGTCCGCTGGGCGTGTCGGTCTTCGCCACCTCGCTGGCCGCGGTTGTGGAGGCCAACGGCCACGTGCAGATTCACGTGAACGTGGGCGGCTCCGCGCGCCCGGCACCTCCATCCCCCTCCACCGCCGCCGGCCGACGATGA
- a CDS encoding DUF4440 domain-containing protein: MPRLPIAASVLLLVLTGCPFVDPAPVFLPEVPVAEAERAFADAAAREGVRDAFVRFASDSAIAFRPEPENAKEGWRRSGPVPGRLSWYPVYVRAAASGDLGFTTGPYERRDSTGTLQGTGTYFTVWRREAEGWRWVVDLGTPGGPPATAPEAWRPDPRRRPPASRSSPGAARSLMAADSAFAARAEAAGFARALADFGHAEMRLMRRGSPPRVGLAGAVAAAAADSARRYSAEPARGYASAAGDLGWTWGEYRLVHPGAGRRETGHYVHVWLREGGTGEWRLLLDVVSPRPPERDE; encoded by the coding sequence ATGCCCCGCCTCCCTATCGCCGCGTCCGTCTTGCTGCTCGTGCTCACCGGCTGCCCGTTCGTGGACCCGGCGCCGGTGTTCCTGCCCGAGGTGCCGGTCGCGGAGGCGGAGCGCGCGTTCGCCGATGCGGCGGCACGCGAGGGGGTGCGCGACGCGTTCGTGCGCTTCGCCAGCGACAGCGCAATCGCCTTTCGCCCGGAGCCGGAGAACGCGAAGGAGGGCTGGCGGCGCAGCGGGCCGGTTCCCGGGCGGCTGAGCTGGTACCCGGTGTACGTGCGCGCCGCCGCGTCGGGCGACCTGGGGTTCACCACCGGGCCGTACGAGCGGCGCGACAGCACCGGCACGCTGCAGGGCACCGGTACCTACTTCACCGTCTGGCGCCGCGAGGCGGAGGGATGGCGGTGGGTGGTCGATCTCGGCACGCCCGGCGGCCCGCCCGCGACCGCGCCGGAAGCGTGGCGGCCCGACCCGCGGCGCCGGCCGCCGGCATCGCGCTCCAGCCCCGGCGCCGCGCGCTCGCTGATGGCGGCGGACAGCGCCTTCGCCGCGCGCGCGGAGGCGGCGGGGTTCGCGCGCGCCCTGGCCGACTTCGGACACGCGGAGATGCGGCTGATGCGCCGGGGCTCGCCTCCGCGCGTCGGGCTCGCCGGCGCGGTGGCCGCGGCGGCGGCGGACAGCGCGCGTCGATACTCGGCCGAGCCGGCGCGCGGCTACGCATCGGCCGCGGGAGACCTGGGGTGGACGTGGGGCGAGTACCGGCTGGTGCATCCCGGCGCCGGCCGCCGTGAGACCGGGCACTACGTCCACGTGTGGCTCCGCGAGGGCGGGACGGGCGAGTGGCGGCTGCTCCTCGACGTCGTCTCCCCGCGCCCGCCGGAGCGCGACGAGTAG
- a CDS encoding GNAT family N-acetyltransferase: protein MSTLLVTPRLELVGCSPELLRAEGDDRARFGHLLDARIPGDWPPELYDDDARLWTLRAVEGAPEHEGWWMYYLVLREDRELAGVAGYKGPPAEDGTVEVGYGVMPDHRRRGLATEATRALVERAFAFPRVTRVVAETFPHLEPSIGVLRNLGFTLEGPGSEEGVIRFQLPREDWPG, encoded by the coding sequence ATGAGCACGCTGCTGGTGACGCCCCGGCTGGAGCTGGTGGGGTGCAGCCCGGAGCTGCTCCGCGCCGAGGGCGACGACCGCGCGCGCTTCGGCCACCTGCTGGACGCCCGCATCCCGGGTGACTGGCCGCCGGAGCTGTACGACGACGATGCGCGGCTCTGGACGCTGCGGGCGGTCGAGGGCGCGCCGGAGCACGAGGGATGGTGGATGTACTACCTGGTGCTGCGGGAAGACCGCGAGCTGGCGGGCGTGGCCGGATACAAGGGCCCGCCGGCGGAGGATGGGACGGTGGAGGTGGGATACGGGGTGATGCCCGATCACCGCCGCCGCGGGCTGGCCACGGAGGCCACGCGCGCGCTGGTGGAGCGCGCCTTCGCCTTCCCGCGCGTCACCCGCGTCGTCGCGGAGACGTTTCCGCACCTGGAGCCGTCCATCGGCGTGCTGCGCAACCTCGGCTTCACGCTCGAGGGTCCGGGCTCGGAGGAGGGCGTCATCCGCTTCCAGCTCCCGCGCGAGGATTGGCCCGGCTGA
- a CDS encoding DUF2059 domain-containing protein, producing the protein MKTRMALAAVALLALARPAHAQDPSPARMRAAAEVLEAGQLQRGYERTLDLMIEQQKQTNPAIAQYEQQMRDFFRKYISWAQIEPEFVRLYAETYTEDELRQLAAFYRTPLGRRLMETQPELAARSSEVTQRLLREHLPELMQTVMEAEQQSRSRATPGGTPKKP; encoded by the coding sequence ATGAAGACGAGGATGGCCCTGGCCGCCGTGGCGCTGCTGGCGCTGGCCCGCCCCGCGCACGCGCAGGACCCGTCGCCCGCGCGGATGCGCGCCGCGGCCGAGGTGCTGGAGGCCGGCCAGCTGCAGCGCGGCTACGAGCGCACGCTGGACCTGATGATCGAGCAGCAGAAGCAGACCAACCCGGCGATCGCGCAGTACGAGCAGCAGATGCGCGACTTCTTCCGGAAGTACATCAGCTGGGCGCAGATCGAGCCCGAGTTCGTGCGCCTCTACGCCGAAACGTACACCGAGGACGAGCTGCGCCAGCTGGCCGCGTTCTACCGCACGCCGCTGGGCCGGCGGCTGATGGAGACGCAGCCGGAGCTGGCCGCGCGCTCGTCCGAGGTCACCCAGCGGCTGCTGCGGGAGCACCTCCCCGAGCTGATGCAGACGGTGATGGAGGCGGAGCAGCAGAGCCGCAGCCGGGCCACCCCCGGCGGCACCCCGAAGAAGCCCTGA